GTTGTTCTCTCGCAAGGCGGACAGCGGCGGGGCCCGGAAAGTGATAACCTCCGCGCTAAGCTTGCTGGTGTGCGGATTCCTTTTGATGTCCACCTCCCAGTCGTTCTGGGTGACTGTGGGCGGATTCGGATTCTTTTTCGCCGGTTTTTCGATATTGGAGGCCACGTTGCCTGCCGCCGTTTCCAAGCTGGCCAATCCCGCGCATCGCGGCTCGATCATCGGGTTTTACAATTTGAGCCAGTTCCTCGGAGTGTTCGTGGGGGGGATGCTGGCAGGATGGCTCAGTTCCAAACATAGCGATGTGCTTTTCCTTATAATGGCCGCCGCCGCCGCCCTTGCCGCGATCATGGTGAACTGGACAAGGGGGGTGGACGCCGTTTCAGCGCCCGCCAGCCGGATATAGAAACAACGCGCAATCTAATGGACGCCGCGTTTATATTAGAATCGTCCAATGCGAAGAAACCCGCTCCACGTCCACAAGGCCATGAAGGCCGTGAAAAGCTCCGGCACCGCCCCGGAAATGGCGATGCGGCGGATACTTTGGAACGCCGGCCTGCGCTACAGACTGCATAAAAAGGAGTTGCCCGGCAAGCCGGACATCGTCTTCACGCGGGCGAAGGTGGCGGTGTTTGTGGACGGCGATTTCTGGCACGGCAACCAGTGGCGGCTGCGCGGATTTAAAAGCCTTGAAGACCAACTTGAAAAAGTCGGCAACAGGGCCTACTGGGAAAATAAAATCAGGA
This region of Nitrospinota bacterium genomic DNA includes:
- a CDS encoding very short patch repair endonuclease encodes the protein MRRNPLHVHKAMKAVKSSGTAPEMAMRRILWNAGLRYRLHKKELPGKPDIVFTRAKVAVFVDGDFWHGNQWRLRGFKSLEDQLEKVGNRAYWENKIRKNIQRDRAVDTALRKAGWKVIRIWESQVKRNPARAAARVIRSVSGRAL